The proteins below come from a single Tenuifilum thalassicum genomic window:
- a CDS encoding TlpA family protein disulfide reductase, with protein MRQYIILLMLVATSSWGWTQNIEIGQKAPEIVMTGPNGEEFKLSSLKGKLVLVDFWASWCSPCRRENPVLTAAYEKYRDACFTNGEGFEIFSVSLDMKRDSWLEAIESDKLVWKYHGSDLRGWRSSIARTYNIKAIPMNFLVDSAGVVVAKNLRGAELNSTLRKYRKRTFFNTNCKN; from the coding sequence ATGAGACAATATATAATTTTACTTATGTTAGTAGCAACTTCTTCATGGGGTTGGACACAAAATATTGAAATTGGGCAAAAGGCTCCTGAGATTGTTATGACTGGCCCTAATGGTGAAGAATTTAAACTTTCATCGTTAAAAGGGAAGTTGGTGCTTGTTGATTTCTGGGCTTCCTGGTGTTCGCCTTGCCGAAGAGAAAATCCTGTACTAACAGCTGCATACGAAAAATATAGGGATGCCTGCTTTACAAATGGAGAGGGCTTTGAGATATTTAGCGTTTCGCTCGATATGAAACGTGATAGTTGGTTAGAAGCCATTGAGTCTGATAAACTGGTGTGGAAATATCATGGAAGCGATTTAAGGGGTTGGCGTAGCAGTATTGCAAGAACTTACAACATAAAGGCAATTCCAATGAACTTTCTGGTTGATAGTGCTGGAGTTGTCGTTGCTAAAAACCTTAGGGGGGCTGAACTTAACTCTACCCTTCGAAAATATAGGAAAAGGACGTTTTTTAACACAAATTGTAAAAACTAA